Sequence from the Eleutherodactylus coqui strain aEleCoq1 chromosome 13, aEleCoq1.hap1, whole genome shotgun sequence genome:
tctttgcgtgtaaaggggcctccaggtCCTTTTGGGGGAGTAGATTATTGCGCGGCCGGTTTATACATGGTTATGGTTCAGTCTCTCACATTGGCTGTGTTGGTGATGGGAGGGGCTGGACGAGCTCCGGGTAAACCCAGTAATAAGCCAACGAGTGCGAATTCAGCCTTACAAGACAGATTGGATCCAGTTGTGCCCATTTAGCGGATGAGAGCTGGCAGCGCCATTCCCAAAAGGGTGTGGAGTGACGCGCTTCAGTGTAAAGCAGCATTCCTGGTCCTAACGAGTAGCGCTAACCGTTCACTACCAGCTTCCAAGATGGCGGTGTGAGGCAGAACATTAACGTCAGTGAATAACAGAACCTGCGAGATGATCACCTACCGGCGCCGATCTCTGGAGGAAGCCCCTCCTCCTTCCACGGCTCGCCGCGGCGCGCATACGTCTCATCGTCTTCTTCCATCACCTCAACTTTAACGTCTGTCAGATCTTCACCCTAATTCAGTGGGGAACAGAGAGCAGACTGTCACAGCCGACCGATACATTGTGTCGCAGCCACCGCCGACACATCGGGTCGCAGCCGCCCCCCGACACATCGGGTCGCAGCCGTCCCCCGACACATCGGATCCCAGCCGCCCCCCGACACATCGTATCGCAGCCGCCCCCCGACACATCGTATCGCAGCCGTCCCCCGACACATCGTATCGCAGCCGCCCCCCGACACATCGGGTCGCAGCCGCCCCCCGACACATCGTATCGCAGCCGTCCCCCGACACATCGGATCGCAGCCGTCCCCCGACACATCGGATCGCAGCCGCCCCCGACACATCGGGTCGCAGCCGTCCCCCGACACATCGGATCCCAGCCGCCCCCCGACACATCGTGTCACAACCATTATGTGCCCCCCCCCAGCCCTCCtccgacattaagatttccctgtaCGGCTCCAATGTTGCTAACAGTATACAGGACGGCGCTCCGATGTGGCAGACTGCTCTgcgggtatgttacagtatacaggaaggCGCTCCGATGTGGCAAACTGCTCTgcaggtatgttacagtatacaggacggcgCTCCGATGCGGCAGACTGCTCTgcgggtatgttacagtatacaggacggcgCTCCGATGCGGCAGACTGCTCTgcgggtatgttacagtatacaggacggcgctccgatgtggcagactgctctgcgggtatgttacagtatacaggacggcgctccgatgtggcagactgctctgcgggtatgttacagtatacaggacggcgctccgatgtggcagactgctctgcaggtatgttacagtatacaggacggcgctccgatgtggcagactgctctgcgggtatgttacagtatacaggacggcgCTCCGATGTGGCAAACTGCTCTgcaggtatgttacagtatacaggacggcgctccgatgtggcagactgctctgcaggtatgttacagtatacaggacggcgctcccatgtggcagactgctctgcgggtatgttacagtatacaggacggcgctccgatgtggcagactgctctgcaggtatgttacagtatacaggacggcgctccgatgtggcagactgctctgcaggtatgttacagtatacaggacggcgCTCCCATGTGGCAGACGGCTCTgcaggtatgttacagtatacaggacggcgctccgatgtggcagactgctctgcaggtatgttacagtatacaggacggcgctccgatgtggcagactgctctgcaggtatgttacagtatacaggacggcgctccgatgtggcagactgctctgcaggtatgttacagtatacaggacggcgctccgatgtggcagactgctctgcaggtatgttacagtatacaggacggcgctccgatgtggcagactgctctgcaggtatgttacagtatacaggacggcgctccgatgtggcagactgctctgcaggtatgttacagtatacaggacggcgctccgatgtggcagactgctctgcaggtatgttacagtatacaggacggcgctccgatgtggcagactgctctgcaggtatgttacagtatacaggacggcgctccgatgtggcagactgctctgccggtatgttacagtatacaggacggcgctccgatgtggcagactgctctgccggtatgttacagtatacaggacggcgCTCCGATGTGGCAGACTACTCTgcaggtatgttacagtatacaggacggcgctccgatgtggcagactgctctgcaggtatgttacagtatacaggacggcgctccgatgtggcagactgctctgcaggtatgttacagtatacaggacggcgctccgatgtggcagactgctctgcgggtatgttacagtatacaggacggcgctccgatgtggcagactgctctgcgggtatgttacagtatacaggacggcgctccgatgtggcagactgctctgcgggtatgttacagtatacaggacggcgctccgatgtggcagactgctctgcgggtatgttacagtatacaggacggcgctccgatgtggcagactgctctgcaggtatgttacagtatacaggacggcgctccgatgtggcagactgctctgcaggtatgttacagtatacaggacggcgctccgatgtggcagactgctctgcaggtatgttacagtatacaggacggcgctccgatgtggcagactgctctgcgtgtatgttacagtatacaggacggcgctccgatgtggcagactgctctgcgtgtatgttacagtatacaggacggcgctccgatgtggcagactgctctgcaggtatgttacagtatacaggacggcgctccgatgtggcagactgctctgcaggtatgttacagtatacaggacggcgctcccatgtggcagactgctctgcaggtatgttacagtatacaggacggcgCTCCGACGTGGCAAACTGCTCTgcaggtatgttacagtatacaggacggcgctcccatgtggcagactgctctgcgggtatgttacagtatacaggacggcgctccgatgtggcagactgctctgcaggtatgttacagtatacaggacggcgctccgatgtggcagactgctctgcaggtatgttacagtatacaggacggcgctccgatgtggcagactgctctgcaggtatgttacagtatacaggacggcgctccgatgtggcagactgctctgcgggtatgttacagtatacaggacggcgctccgatgtggcagactgctctgcaggtatgttacagtatacaggacggcgCTCCGATGTGGCAGACTACTCTgcaggtatgttacagtatacaggacggcgctccgatgtggcagactgctctgcaggtatgttacagtatacaggacggcgctccgatgtggcagactgctctgcaggtatgttacagtatacaggacggcgctccgatgtggcagactgctctgcaggtatgttacagtatacaggacggcgctccgatgtggcagactgctctgcgggtatgttacagtatacagaacagcgctccgatgtggcagactgctctgcaggtatgttacagtatacaggacggcgCTCCGATGTGGCAGACTACTCTgcaggtatgttacagtatacaggacggcgctccgatgtggcagactgctctgcaggtatgttacagtatacaggacggcgCTCCGATGTGGCAGACTACTCTgcaggtatgttacagtatacaggacggcgCTCCGATGTGGCAGACTACTCTgcaggtatgttacagtatacaggacggcgctccgatgtggcagactgctctgcaggtatgttacagtatacaggacggcgctccgatgtggcagactgctctgcaggtatgttacagtatacaggacggcgCTCCGACGTGGCAGACTGCTCTgcgggtatgttacagtatacaggacggcgctccgacgtggcagactgctctgcaggtatgttacagtatacaggacggcACTCCGACGTGGCAGACTACTCTgcaggtatgttacagtatacaggacggcgctccgatgtggcagactgctctgcaggtatgttacagtatacaggacggcgctccgatgtggcagactgctctgcaggtatgttacagtatacaggacggcgCTCCGATGTGGCAGACTACTCTgcaggtatgttacagtatacaggacggcgctccgatgtggcagactgctctgcaggtatgttacagtatacaggacggcgCTCCGACGGGGCAGACTGCTCTgcaggtatgttacagtatacaggacggcgCTCCGACGGGGCAGACTGCTCTgcaggtatgttacagtatacaggacggcgctccgatgtggcagactgctctgcgggtatgttacagtatacaggacggcgctccgacgtggcagactgctctgcaggtatgttacagtatacaggacggcgCTCCGATGTGGCAGACTACTCTgcaggtatgttacagtatacagggcggcgctccgatgtggcagactgctctgcaggtatgttacagtatacaggacggcgctcccatgtggcagactgctctgcaggtatgttacagtatacaggacggcgctccgatgtggcagactgctctgcaggtatgttacagtatacaggacggcgctccgatgtggcagactgctctgcaggtatgttacagtatacaggacggcgctccgatgtggcagactgctctgcaggtatgttacagtatacaggacggcgctccgatgtggcagactgctctgcgggtatgttacagtatacaggacggcgctccgatgtggcagactgctctgcaggtatgttacagtatacaggacggcgctccgatgtggcagactgctctgcgggtatgttacagtatacaggacggcgctccgatgtggcagactgctctgcaggtatgttacagtatacaggacggcgctccgatgtggcagactgctctgcaggtatgttacagtatacaggcggCGCTCCGACGTGGCAGACTGCTCTGCGGCCTCACCTCTCCCGTCAGCACCTCAATGATCTCGTTGGTGAGCTGGAGGATCTTGTGCCGGTTGCTCCCCTCGTGAGGCTCCGGGATCAGGTCCTGGCTCCGCCCTCCTGACACTTTGTCACGGCCGCTGAGATTCCCACAATCAGATGTCTTCTTCGCTGCGGTGTACTCCTGTGTATGAAGAGCGCAGCCAtgagtatcactatatacattccCATATGCCATTCCTTACTGTCCCTACAGGAGCGGGGGCGTAGAGACCCCCTTGTAGAAGGACGGAACAACATTCTGCTGGGTCGTCTTACAGTAAACATCTTGGAGTATGAGCGTACACTCCAGACGTGACGACACCCGCACACTACGCTTACTGCTCACCACCTCTTACATCTCGGCCCCCTCCGCCACTTCCTGTCAGCCATCTCCAGTCATGCACTTGGCAGCAGGCGGTGGACTGTAAGCCAGGAggaaggattggtcatcaatggttgattgggGACCTCCGcttggacaatcagctgattggatgCCCCCTGTCAGCGTCGCTACACACAGGGATACCCgtctagtggccggcacttgtaattgcaggctggggtctcattagatgaatgggagctgcacctgcagttataagcactggccactacacggggtcggagcagcagcttccactccatacTGTTGTGTTGTGGCACCAACAGTgggcgcctgatcagctgattgtccggggTCCCAAGCGGaggaccccagccaatctactactgatggcctatcccaagGAGAGCTGATCAATagcatttccctggaaaccccctggCAGATATGCTGAATGTATCCTCAGCGCCCCTGGTGCCCGGCGGATGCTGAGTGGCCCTCTGGCACCGCTGAACCAATATGTGTTGGCATCTACTTGCTTTACTGTATAAACATTGTCTGATGGTTTGTTATACGGAGGGATATAAAATGTGCCCGATAGCAGTCGGCGAGCGGCGCGGGCCTACACGATAGCAGTCGGCGAGCGGCGCGGGCCCGCCCGATAGCAGTCGGCGAGCGGCGTGGGCCTACATGATAGCAGTCGGTGAGCGGCGTGGGCCTACATGATAGCAGTGGGTGAGCGGCGCGGACCTACATGATAGCAGTGGGTGAGCGGCGCAGACCTACATGATAGCAGTCGGCGAGCGGCGCGGGCCTACATGATAGCAGTGGGTGAGCGGCGCGGACCTACATGATAGCAGTGGGTGAGCGGCGCGGGCCTACATGATAGCAGTGGGTGAGCGGCGCGGACCTACATGATAGCAGTGGGTGAGCGGCGCGGGCCTACACGATAGCAGTCGGTGAGCGGCGCGGACCTACATGATAGCAGTTGGCGACCGGCGCGGACCTACATGATAGCAGTCGGCGACCGGCGCGGACCTACATGATAGCAGTCGGTGAGCGGCACGGGCCTACACGATAGCAGTGGGTGAGCGGCGCGGACCTACACGATAGCAGTCGGCGACCGGCGTTGGCCTACACGATAGCAGTCGGCGACCGGCGCGGGCCTACACGATAGCAGTCGGCGACCGGCGTTGGCCTACACGATAGCAGTCGGCGACCGGCGCGGACCTACACGATAGCAGTCGGCGACCGGCGCGGACCTACATGATAGCAGTCGGTGAGCAGCGCGGACCTACATGATAGCAGTCGGCGACCGGCGCGGGCCTACACGATAGCAGTCGGCGACCGGCGCGGGCCTACACGATAGCAGTCGGCGACCGGCGTTGGCCTACACGATAGCAGTCGGCGACCGGCGTGCGCCTACACGATAGCAGTCGGCGACCGGCGCGGGCCTACACGATAGCAGTCGGCGACCGGCGTGGGCCTACACGATAGCAGTCGGCGACCGGCGCGGGCCTACACGATAGCAGTCGGTGACCGGCGCGGGCCTACACGATAGCAGTCGGCGACCGGCGTGGGCCTACACGATAGCAGTCGGCGACCGGCGCGGGCCTACACGATAGCAGTCGGCGACCGGCGCGGGCCTTCACGATAGCAGTCGGCGACCGGCGCGGGCCTACACAGCGTCACAGCTTCGTCCATGATGTCATCCATTCCCAGCCAGCGGGCTTCATCCAAGCAAATGACAGGAGGCAAATACAGAAGACTCACAGACTAACCCAAGTAACATGgagccccccgccgcccctccaccaccaccacgtGGGGATGCTGCCGAGTCCACAGTACCGCGGGCAGGAAGGTGCCATATCAGGGATAATGGCCAGCATccctcacctctccggtcagcaggtagatgatctccagggtGAGGCGTAAGATCCGCTCCGtcacctctctcctctcctccgccaTCATCAAGCAGCGCACCATCGACTTCTACAGGAGGACTCAGCCGGACACCTTAAGTGGAGAAGACCAGGCATGAGTTTTAGGGTCCCGAGCAGGATGAGGGGTCTACCTGTGTAGCCCCCGCCCCCCGTCCAATTACACATGGGTCGTGGTCATCATGAAGTGCATTATGGGAGCAGGGAGCTGTGCTTCAGACATGCTGGGCGCCTCGGACCGGCGCTGTGTCTCTGCACCTCCCATTCATCTATATGGCAGAGCGCAGGCAGCACCTTCACAGAGCGCCCCCCGCTGTCAGCCCATGGAATAGTTTATGGGGGTCCCAGCTGCTGACAGGTTTTCAGTTGGTCACTTAGCGCCTctccctgcaggcagcagtgtaacGCCTACCAAGGTGGAAAGCGGATACATCGGGGGACAACGGAGGAGTCCTGTaaacagggggcagcacatgtgtggtggggggcagtagacgtgtcctgtatgttgggggggtggggggcagtagACGTGTCCTGTATATTGGGGGGGTCAGTAGACGTGTCCtgcatgttggggggggggggggtagacgcGTCCCGTAtgttggggggggaggggcagtagACGTGTGCTGcatgttgagggggggggggggggagacagtagACGCGTCCTGTATGTcggggggagggggcagtagacgcgtcctgtatgttggggggggggggggggggagtagacgcgtcctgtatgttgggggggggggcagtagacgcgtcctgtatgttggggggggggcagtagacgcgtcctgtatgttggggggggcagtagacgcgtcctgtatgttggggggggggcagtagacgcgtcctgtatgttgggggggggcagtagacgcgtcctgtatgttggggggggcagtagacgcgtcctgtatgttgggggggtggggggcagtagacgtgtcctgtatgttgggggggtcagtagacgtgtcctgtatgtttgaggggggggggggcagtagacgtgTCCTGCATGTTGGGGGGGCAGTAGACGCGTCCCGtatgttgggggggggaggggcagtagacgtgtcctgcatgttggggggggggggggggggagacgtgtcctgcatgttgggggggggcagtagacgtgtcctgcatgttgggggggggggggccagtaGACGTGTCCtagatgttggggggggggggggcagtagacgcGTCCTGCATGTTCGGGGGGAAGGGCAGTAGACGCGTCCTGTATGttcggggggggggcagtagacgcgtcctgtatgttggggggggcagtagacgcgtcctgtatgttgggggggtggggggcagtagacgtgtcctgtatgttgggggggtcagtagacgtgtcctgtatgtttgaggggggggggggcagtagacgtgTCCTGCATGTTGGGGGGGCAGTAGACGCGTCCCGTAtgttggggggggaggggcagtagacgtgtcctgcatgttggggggggggggggagacgtgtcctgcatgttgggggggggcagtagacgtgtcctgcatgttgggggggggggggggccagtaGACGTGTCCtagatgttggggggggggggggcagtagacgcGTCCTGCATGTTCGGGGGGAAGGGCAGTAGACGCGTCCTGTATGttcggggggggggcagtagacgcGTCCTGTATGTtcgggggggggcagtagacgttgtcctgtatgttggggggggggccagtAGACGTGTCCtttatgttggggggggggggagtagacgTGTCCTGCATGTTGGGGGGGGGTGGGAGTAGACGTGTCCTGCATGTTGGGGGGGGGAGTAGACGTGTCCTGcatgttgggggggggcagtagacgtgtcctgcatgttgggggggggggccagtaGACGTGTCCTAGATGTTAGGGCAGTAGACGCGTCCTAGATGTTCGGGGGGAAGGGCAGTAGACGCGTCCTGtatgttcgggggggggggggcagtagacgcgtcctgtatgttggggggggggggggggagacgtgtcctgcatgttggggggggggcagtagacgtgtcctgcatgttggggggggggggccagtaGACGTGTCCtagatgttgggggggggggggccagtaGACGTGTCCTAGATGTTGGGGGGGGGAAGGGCAGTAGACGCGTCCTGTATGttcggggggggggcagtagacgcGTCCTGTATGTtcgggggggggcagtagacgtgtcctgtatgttgggggggggccagTAGACGTGTCCtttatgttggggggggggggagtagacgTGTCCTGCATGTTGGGGGGGGGTGGGAGTAGACGTGTCCTGCATGTTGGGGGGGGGAGTAGACGTGTCCtgcatgttggggggggggcagtagacgtgtcctgcatgttggggggggggccagtAGACGTGTCCTagatgttgggggggggcagtagacgcGTCCTAGATGTTCGGGGGGAAGGGCAGTAGACGCGTCCTGtatgttcgggggggggggggggcagtagacgcgtcctgtatgttggggggggggggagacgtgtcctgcatgttgggggggggcagtagacgtgtcctgcatgttgggggggggggggccagtaGACGTGTCCtagatgttgggggggggggggccagtaGACGTGTCCtagatgttgggggggggggggcagtagacgcGTCCTGCATGTTCGGGGGGAAGGGCAGTAGACGCGTCCCGtatgttcggggggggggggcagtagacaagtcctgtatgttgggggggggcagtagacgtgtcctgcatgttgggggggggcagtagacgtgtcctgcatgttgggggggggcagtagacgtgtcctgcatgttgggggggggggagtagacgTGTCCtgcatgttgggggggggggggagtagacgTGTCCTGCATGTTGGGGGGGGTGGGAGTAGACGTGTCCTGCATGTTGGGGGGGGGAGTAGACGTGTCCTGCATGTTGGGGGGGGAGTAGACGTGTCCTGcatgttgggggggggcagtagacgtgtcctgcatgttgggggggggggccagtaGACGTGTCCtagatgttggggggggggcagtagacgcGTCCTGCATGTTCGGGGGAAGGGCAGTAGACGCGTCCTGTATGTtcgggggggggcagtagacgcgtcctgtatgttggggggggggcagtagacgtgtcctgtatgttgggggggggggggcagtagacgtgtcctgtatgttgggggggggggcagtagacgtgtcctgtatgttggggggggggcagtagacgtgtcctgtatgttgggggggggcagtagacgtgtcctgtatgttgggggagggcagtagacgtgtcctgtatgttgggggggggggcagtagacgaGTCCTGTAtgttggaggggggggcagtagacgtgtcctgtatgttggggggggcagtagacgtgtcctgtatgttgggggggggcagtagacgtgtcctgtatgttgggggggggcagtagacgtgtcctgtatgttggggggggcagtagacgtgtcctgtatgttgggggggggcagtagacgtgtcctgtatgttgggggggggcagtagacgtgtcctgtatgttgggggggggcagtagacgtgtcctgtatgttgggggggcagtagacgtgtcctgtatgttggggggggcagtagacgtgtcctgtatgttggaggggggggcagtagacgtgtcctgtatgttggggggggggtcagtagacgtgtcctgtatgttggggggggggggggggtcagtagacgtgtcctgtatgttggggggggggggagtagacgTGTCCTGCATGTTGGGGGGGCGGGGAGTAGACGTGTCCtgcatgttgggggggggggagtagacgTGTCCTGcatgttgggggggggcagtagacgtgtcctgcatgttggggggggggggccagtaGACGTGTCCtagatgttggggggggggggcagtagacgcGTCCTGCATGTTCGGGGGGAAGGGCAGTAGACGCGTCCTgtatgtttgggggggggggggggggcagtagacgcgtcctgtatgttggggggggggggcagtagacgtgtcctgtatgttggggggggggagcagtagacgtgtcctgtatgttgggggggggcagtagacgtgtcctgtatgttgggggggggggggcagtagacgtgtcctgtatgttggggggggggcagtagacgtgtcctgtatgttgggggggggggcagtagacgtgtcctgtatgttgggggggggggggcagtagacgtgtcctgtatgttgggggggggggggggcagtagacgaGTCCTGTAtgttggaggggggggcagtagacgtgtcctgtatgttgggggggggggcagtagacgtgtcctgtatgttggggggggcagtagacgtgtcctgtatgttggggggggggggcagtagacgtgtcctgtatgttgggggggcagtagacgtgtcctgtatgttgggggggcagtagacgtgtcctgtatgttggaggggggggcagtagacgtgtcctgtatgttggggggggggggggtcagtagacgtgtcctgtatgttggggggggtcagtagacgtgtcctgtatgttggggggggggcagtagacgtgtcctgtatgttgggggggcagtagacgtgtcctgtatgttggggggggcagtagacgtgtcctgtatgttgggggggggcagtagacgtgtcctgtatgttggaggggggggcagtagacgtgtcctgtatgttgggggggcagtagacgtgtcctgtatgttggaggggggggtcagtagacgtgtcctgtatgttgggggggggtcagtagacgtgtcctgtatgttgggggggggcagtagacgtgtcctgtatgttgggggggcagtagacgtgtcctgtatgttgggggggggggcagtagacgtgtcctgtatgttgggggggggcagtagacgtgtcctgtatgttgggggggcagtagacgtgtcctgtatgttgggggggggggcagtagacgtgtcctgtatgttggggggggggcagtagacgtgtcctgtatgttgggggggcagtagacgtgtcctgtatgttgggggggggcagtagacgtgtcctgtatgttgggggggggcagtatacgtgtcctgtatgttgggggggggcagtagagttgtcctgtatgttgggggggcagtagacgtgtcctgtatgttgggggggcagtagacgtgtcctgtatgttgggggggcggcagtagacgtgtcctgtatgttggggggggcagtagacgtgtcctgtatgttggagggggggggtcagTAGACGTGTTctgtatgttggggggggggggtcagtagacgtgtcctgtatgttgggggggggggcagtagacgtgtcctgtatgttgggggggcagtagacgtgtcctgtatgttgggggggggggcagtagacgtgtcctgtatgttgggggggggggcagtagacgtgtcctgtatgttgggggggggcagtagacgtgtcctgtatgttgggggggcagtagacgtgtcctgtatgttggggggggggggcagtagacgtgtcctgtatgttgggggggggggcagtagatgtgtcctgtatgttgggggggcagtagacgtgtcctgtatgttggggggggggcagtagacgtgtcctgtatgttgggggggggcagtatacgtgtcctgtatgttggggggggCAGTAGAGttgtcctgtatgttgggggggcagtagacgtgtcctgtatgttggggggggcagtagacgtgtcctgtatgttgggggggcagtagacgtgtcctgtatgttggggggggcagtagacgtgtcctgtatgttggggggggcagtagacgtgtcctgtatgttggggggggcagtagacgtgtcctgtatgttggggggggggcagtagacgtgtcctgtatgttgggggggcagtagacgtgtcctgtatgttgggggggggggtcagtagacgtgtcctgtatgttgggggggg
This genomic interval carries:
- the LOC136588331 gene encoding gastrula zinc finger protein XlCGF66.1-like isoform X1 — protein: MVRCLMMAEERREVTERILRLTLEIIYLLTGEEYTAAKKTSDCGNLSGRDKVSGGRSQDLIPEPHEGSNRHKILQLTNEIIEVLTGEGEDLTDVKVEVMEEDDETYARRGEPWKEEGLPPEIGADGPRQIRTSNRSAGLYPSDPEEDKHAAAHQVDGAHSLPHITCVTGKATNHRQGLPMIPPQSSSFLRSYLVSYYY
- the LOC136588331 gene encoding gastrula zinc finger protein XlCGF66.1-like isoform X2, with product MVRCLMMAEERREVTERILRLTLEIIYLLTGEEYTAAKKTSDCGNLSGRDKVSGGRSQDLIPEPHEGSNRHKILQLTNEIIEVLTGEGEDLTDVKVEVMEEDDETYARRGEPWKEEGLPPEIGADGPRQIRTSNRSAGLYPSDPEEDKHAAAHQVEGLATCKVEAIQSEAEPHVRLGQQCKEEEAPAAVSPGK